One stretch of Bombus vancouverensis nearcticus chromosome 16, iyBomVanc1_principal, whole genome shotgun sequence DNA includes these proteins:
- the LOC143303727 gene encoding uncharacterized protein LOC143303727, translating into MLRHLPESFPQRRPILRYALDTYYGCLQSSYICGYKDSTYLMLRHLPGSFPQRRPILRYALDTYYGCLQSSYICGYKDSTYLMLRHLPESFPQRRPILRYALDTYYGCLQSSYICGYKGSCHTLRSTNNNP; encoded by the exons ATGCTGCGTCACTTACCTGAATCATTCCCACAACGTCGTccaattcttcgatatgccttggatacttactacggttgccttcaatcgtcttatatctgtggctataaag ATTCTACTTATTTGATGCTgcgtcacttacctggatcattcccacaacgtcgtccaattcttcgatatgccttggatacttactacggttgccttcaatcgtcttatatctgtggctataaag ATTCTACTTATTTGATGCTGCGTCACTTACCTGAATCATTCCCACAACGTCGTccaattcttcgatatgccttggatacttactacggttgccttcaatcgtcttatatctgtggctataaag gtagctgtcatacattgcgTTCCACGAACAACAATCCATAA